One window from the genome of Malus domestica chromosome 01, GDT2T_hap1 encodes:
- the LOC103417619 gene encoding probable polygalacturonase — protein sequence MELLGRTPMKTQVIIKLVLVVLLVVAMLRGAESRRAKGKIFESFEYTAMNCRAHSASLTDFGGVGDGKTSNTKAFHAAVSQLSQYETQGGAQLFVPAGKWLTGSFNLTSHFTLYLHKDAVLLASQDINEWPVLKALPSYGRGRDAAAGRYTSLIWGTNLTDVVVTGDNGTIDGQGEFWWQQFHKKKLKYTRPYLIEIMFSTDVQISNLTLLNSPSWNVHPVYSSNILVKGITIIAPISSPNTDGINPDSCTNTRIEDCYIVSGDDCVAVKSGWDEYGIAFGMPTKQLVVRRLTCISPYSATIALGSEMSGGIQDVRAEDIVAIHTESGVRIKTAVGRGGYVKDIYARRFTMHTMKWAFWMTGNYGSHADDKYDKNALPEIKNINYRDMVADNVTMAARLEGIADHPFTGICISNVTIGLAVKAKKQPWTCTDIEGITSGVTPRPCDLLPDQGAEKAKGCDFPADDLPIDRVELKQCTYRMSSV from the exons ATGGAGCTGTTGGGGAGGACTCCTATGAAAACCCAA GTGATTATTAAACTAGTGCTAGTAGTACTTCTTGTGGTGGCCATGCTAAGAGGGGCTGAGAGCAGAAGGGCAAAAGGCAAAATATTTGAATCGTTTGAGTACACTGCAATGAACTGCAGAGCTCACAGTGCTTCGCTGACTGATTTTGGAGGAGTTGGAGATGGAAAGACATCAAACACAAAGGCTTTTCATGCCGCCGTCAGTCAGCTGAGCCAGTATGAAACACAGGGCGGTGCTCAGCTCTTTGTTCCGGCAGGGAAGTGGCTGACGGGGAGCTTCAACCTCACCAGCCACTTCACTCTCTATCTCCACAAGGATGCTGTTCTCCTCGCTTctcaa GACATTAATGAATGGCCTGTGCTCAAAGCCCTCCCATCTTACGGTCGAGGAAGAGACGCGGCAGCTGGAAGGTACACCAGTCTCATATGGGGAACAAATCTCACTGATGTCGTTGTTACAG GTGACAATGGCACAATTGATGGGCAGGGTGAGTTCTGGTGGCAACAGTTCCACAAGAAGAAGCTAAAATACACCCGCCCTTACCTGATCGAAATCATGTTCTCAACCGATGTCCAAATCTCAAACCTAACTCTCCTAAATTCTCCATCATGGAATGTCCATCCTGTTTATAGCAG TAATATTCTTGTGAAAGGGATTACTATTATAGCTCCAATTTCATCTCCAAACACAGATGGTATCAACCCAG ATTCTTGCACCAATACAAGAATTGAAGACTGCTACATAGTCTCTGGGGATGATTGTGTAGCTGTTAAGAGCGGTTGGGACGAGTACGGAATTGCATTTGGAAtgcctacaaaacaactagtaGTCCGACGTCTCACATGCATTTCGCCCTACAGCGCCACCATTGCCCTAGGCAGTGAAATGTCCGGCGGGATCCAAGACGTCCGAGCTGAAGACATAGTGGCCATCCATACCGAATCGGGTGTCCGGATCAAGACCGCCGTAGGGCGAGGAGGGTACGTGAAAGACATATACGCGAGGAGATTCACCATGCACACAATGAAATGGGCGTTTTGGATGACCGGCAATTACGGGTCACATGCTGATGACAAATATGATAAAAATGCACTGCCTGAGATCAAAAATATTAACTACAGGGACATGGTGGCCGATAATGTCACAATGGCTGCAAGGTTGGAAGGCATTGCGGACCACCCGTTTACCGGGATTTGCATCTCGAATGTGACGATTGGACTGGCGGTGAAGGCGAAGAAGCAGCCATGGACGTGCACCGACATTGAGGGGATCACGAGCGGCGTGACTCCTCGCCCTTGTGATCTGCTGCCGGATCAGGGTGCTGAGAAAGCCAAAGGTTGTGATTTTCCTGCAGATGATCTGCCGATTGACCGGGTAGAGCTCAAACAGTGTACATATAGGATGAGCTCTGTGTAA
- the LOC103409251 gene encoding protein BPS1, chloroplastic-like: MSRPQEPHRPFFHFGNPFKMIAPKGSQLSPRLVGLLNTFEETLAGRLRKLNPKDKDDVLSLSWMKLAMESLCGTHNDIKSLIAEIDLPVSNWDEKWIDVYLDISVKLLDVCIAFSSEISRLNQGHLYLQCVLHNLDSTTSDQFIRARSSLDGWRHHIGSKNPRVENCSTILDKLVESLDLPKVKNSAKGKLLMRAMYGVKVLTISVCSVFAAAFSGSAKKLLDLNVADTYLWAQAFNDLQGNVNGEIRNVLSSGRVMVLKELEAVDDTVKEMDPKIQDGVDLSERNAFKNSISDLDRKAQKLSQGLDLLTKEVDGFFQILLAGRDTLLSKLRSGGAVSDRMLTGNVEGQFVR, from the coding sequence ATGAGTCGTCCACAGGAACCACACCGACCATTCTTCCATTTTGGAAATCCTTTTAAGATGATTGCACCAAAGGGTTCCCAACTGTCTCCAAGGCTTGTTGGACTGTTGAACACGTTTGAGGAAACATTGGCTGGGAGGCTAAGAAAGCTTAACCCAAAAGACAAGGATGATGTCCTCAGCTTGTCATGGATGAAATTAGCCATGGAGTCTCTTTGTGGAACTCATAATGACATAAAATCCCTCATAGCTGAAATTGATCTCCCTGTGAGTAACTGGGACGAGAAATGGATTGATGTGTACTTGGACATCAGTGTGAAGTTGCTTGATGTATGCATTGCTTTTAGCTCTGAGATCTCACGTTTAAACCAGGGACATCTTTATCTTCAGTGTGTCTTGCATAATTTGGATTCAACTACTTCAGACCAATTTATTCGGGCCCGTTCTTCACTTGATGGCTGGAGGCATCATATTGGTTCAAAAAACCCTAGAGTTGAGAACTGTAGCACCATTTTAGATAAGCTTGTGGAATCCCTTGATCTGCCAAAGGTTAAGAACTCAGCCAAAGGGAAACTTTTGATGCGTGCTATGTATGGAGTGAAGGTGTTGACAATATCTGTTTGTAGTGTCTTTGCTGCCGCCTTTTCTGGTTCTGCAAAGAAGTTGTTAGATTTGAATGTTGCTGATACATATTTGTGGGCACAAGCGTTTAACGATTTACAGGGTAATGTAAATGGGGAAATTAGAAATGTACTTTCTAGTGGAAGAGTCATGGTACTGAAGGAGCTGGAAGCAGTTGATGATACTGTCAAGGAAATGGATCCCAAGATCCAGGATGGCGTTGACCTCAGTGAAAGGAATGCATTCAAGAATTCTATTTCAGACTTAGACAGGAAGGCACAGAAACTCTCCCAAGGGCTCGATCTTCTTACAAAGGAAGTTGATGGATTTTTCCAAATCCTTTTAGCCGGGCGTGACACATTGCTTTCCAAACTAAGATCAGGTGGAGCAGTCTCAGACCGGATGCTGACGGGAAATGTGGAAGGTCAGTTTGTGAGATGA